From one Streptomyces sp. N50 genomic stretch:
- a CDS encoding family 2A encapsulin nanocompartment shell protein: MTTAVNPPSRSMSVSDSAARTLANATKTVPQMSSITPRWLVHLMSWVPVEAGIYRVNRVVHPESVRIECDNYDESPLPDTFVDYEREPREYRLKAVQTVLDLHTRISDLYSSPHNQTAQQLRLTIEAVKEHQEGELINSPEYGMLASAAETQRISTMAGPPTPDDLDALITKVWKQPAFFLTHPEGIAAFGRECTRRGVPPATVSMFGSQFLTWRGLPIIPSDKVPLENGRTKFILLRTGESRQGVVGLFQPGLSGEQGMGLSVRFMQIDRSAIASYLISLYCSLAVLTEDALAVLDDVEVDKFHDYSPSYR, from the coding sequence ATGACCACGGCTGTGAATCCACCGTCGCGATCGATGTCGGTGAGCGACAGCGCGGCGCGAACCCTCGCGAACGCCACCAAGACCGTTCCCCAGATGAGCTCCATCACGCCTCGCTGGCTGGTGCATCTGATGTCCTGGGTCCCGGTCGAGGCCGGCATCTACCGGGTGAACAGGGTCGTTCATCCCGAGTCGGTGCGCATCGAGTGCGACAACTACGACGAGTCGCCGCTGCCGGACACCTTCGTCGACTACGAGCGGGAACCCCGCGAGTACCGGCTCAAGGCCGTCCAGACGGTCCTGGACCTCCACACCCGGATCTCCGACCTCTACTCCAGCCCGCACAACCAGACCGCACAGCAACTGCGGCTGACCATCGAGGCGGTGAAGGAACATCAGGAGGGCGAGCTGATCAACAGCCCGGAGTACGGGATGCTGGCCAGCGCGGCGGAGACGCAGCGCATCTCCACGATGGCGGGCCCGCCGACGCCGGACGACCTGGACGCCCTCATCACGAAGGTGTGGAAGCAGCCGGCCTTCTTCCTCACCCACCCCGAGGGGATCGCCGCGTTCGGCAGGGAGTGCACCCGGCGCGGGGTGCCGCCGGCCACGGTGAGCATGTTCGGCTCGCAGTTCCTGACCTGGCGCGGACTGCCGATCATCCCGTCGGACAAGGTCCCGCTGGAGAACGGGAGGACGAAGTTCATCCTGCTGCGCACCGGCGAGTCGCGCCAGGGCGTGGTCGGACTGTTCCAGCCCGGGCTCTCGGGCGAGCAGGGGATGGGCCTGTCGGTGCGCTTCATGCAGATCGACCGCAGCGCCATCGCCTCCTACCTGATCTCCCTGTACTGCTCGCTCGCGGTACTCACCGAGGACGCGCTGGCCGTGCTCGACGACGTCGAGGTCGACAAGTTCCATGACTACAGCCCGAGTTACCGGTAA
- a CDS encoding family 2A encapsulin nanocompartment cargo protein cysteine desulfurase, translating to MSTGTPTADPLPPVPTGLPSMDPPPPAPTAGMSPPSGPPPTSAPATFMASPYAVGAPGGAGPTPEPAAPPVPPGPPPAPSPAAPARLPDPGPYYFLTEAAGYPAQAPELPGFGHLGLPPLPEVMSPTATTAPYYFVEEPDVSGARSGLQFDHHPAFDVQAVRRDFPILSELVNGRPLIWLDNAATTQKPQAVIDRLVEFYSRENSNIHRAAHELAARATDAYEGARKTVARFVGAGSAEEIVFVRGTTEAINLVAKAWGPAHIRAGDEIVLSHLEHHANIVPWQMLAEQTGAVIKVIPVDDSGQLLLDEYTALLSERTKLVAVTQMSNALGTIVPVEQVIAIGHRAGARVLVDAAQSVPHLPIDVRALDADFLVFSGHKLFGPTGIGVLYGKREVLEDMPPWEGGGNMITDVTFEKSSFQPPPGRFEAGTGNIADAVGLAAAIDYVERVGLPNIAAYEHTLVEHATEGLRGVPGLRLVGTAPNKASIVSFVLDGYEPAEVGTALNEEGIAVRSGHHCAQPILRRYGLEATVRPSFAFYNTHGEVDTLIAAVHRLADRRGGRR from the coding sequence GTGTCCACCGGCACGCCGACCGCGGACCCGCTGCCTCCGGTGCCCACCGGTCTCCCGTCCATGGATCCGCCGCCCCCGGCCCCGACCGCCGGAATGAGCCCGCCGTCCGGGCCGCCACCGACCAGCGCCCCGGCCACGTTCATGGCGAGCCCCTACGCGGTGGGCGCGCCCGGCGGTGCCGGACCCACCCCGGAGCCGGCGGCCCCGCCGGTACCTCCGGGGCCGCCGCCCGCCCCGTCGCCGGCCGCACCGGCCCGACTCCCGGACCCCGGGCCGTACTACTTCCTCACCGAGGCAGCCGGGTACCCCGCCCAGGCGCCGGAGCTTCCCGGCTTCGGGCACCTCGGGCTGCCGCCGCTCCCCGAGGTGATGTCTCCGACCGCGACGACCGCGCCGTACTACTTCGTCGAGGAACCGGACGTGTCCGGGGCGCGGTCGGGACTGCAATTCGACCACCATCCGGCCTTCGACGTGCAAGCGGTCCGCCGGGACTTCCCGATCCTGTCCGAGCTGGTCAACGGGCGTCCGCTGATCTGGCTGGACAACGCGGCGACCACGCAGAAGCCGCAGGCCGTGATCGACCGGCTGGTCGAGTTCTACTCGCGGGAGAACTCCAACATCCATCGCGCGGCGCACGAGTTGGCCGCTCGGGCGACGGACGCCTACGAGGGCGCCAGGAAGACCGTCGCCCGGTTCGTCGGGGCCGGTTCCGCCGAGGAGATCGTGTTCGTCCGGGGCACCACCGAGGCGATCAACCTGGTCGCCAAGGCATGGGGTCCCGCGCACATCCGCGCGGGCGACGAGATCGTGCTCTCCCACCTGGAGCACCACGCCAACATCGTGCCCTGGCAGATGCTGGCGGAGCAGACCGGTGCCGTGATCAAGGTGATCCCGGTCGACGACAGCGGCCAGTTGCTGCTCGACGAGTACACCGCGCTCCTGTCGGAGCGGACCAAGCTGGTCGCGGTCACCCAGATGTCCAACGCGCTCGGCACGATCGTGCCGGTCGAGCAGGTCATCGCGATCGGTCACCGGGCCGGGGCGCGCGTGCTGGTCGACGCGGCGCAGTCGGTCCCGCACCTGCCGATCGACGTCAGGGCACTGGACGCCGACTTCCTCGTCTTCTCCGGGCACAAGCTGTTCGGGCCGACCGGGATCGGGGTGCTCTACGGCAAACGCGAGGTCCTCGAGGACATGCCTCCGTGGGAGGGCGGCGGCAACATGATCACCGACGTGACCTTCGAGAAGTCCAGTTTCCAGCCCCCGCCGGGCCGCTTCGAGGCCGGCACCGGCAACATCGCCGACGCGGTGGGGCTGGCCGCCGCCATCGACTACGTCGAGCGCGTCGGTCTGCCGAACATCGCCGCGTACGAGCACACCCTGGTCGAGCACGCCACCGAAGGACTGCGCGGCGTGCCCGGGCTGCGGCTGGTCGGCACGGCCCCGAACAAGGCGAGCATCGTGTCGTTCGTCCTGGACGGGTACGAACCGGCCGAGGTCGGCACCGCGCTCAACGAGGAAGGCATCGCGGTCCGTTCGGGCCACCACTGCGCGCAGCCGATCCTGCGCCGGTACGGGCTGGAGGCCACCGTCCGGCCGTCGTTCGCCTTCTACAACACGCATGGGGAGGTGGACACGCTGATCGCGGCGGTCCACCGGCTCGCGGACCGCCGAGGCGGGCGCCGCTAG